In one window of Crocosphaera subtropica ATCC 51142 DNA:
- a CDS encoding DUF4126 domain-containing protein — MESLVSLFLGLALSASCGFRVFVPLLIISIGAVENWITLPEDLLWLDSNQAIILFSVASLVEVILYYFPWLDNALDMITLPLASIVGIWVTQSYLPEMTPLAQWTLAIIAGGGTAGITKTLNSLLRVGSTATTGGLSNPIFSTIELIGATIIATMGMIIPVAMGVVIICILILGVIKAWFWWKNPKRLDNSLLD; from the coding sequence ATGGAAAGTTTAGTTAGTCTTTTTTTAGGTTTAGCTTTAAGTGCCTCTTGTGGTTTTCGAGTCTTTGTTCCTTTGTTAATAATTAGTATCGGAGCAGTAGAAAATTGGATTACCTTACCGGAAGATTTACTGTGGTTAGATAGCAATCAGGCTATTATTTTGTTCAGTGTAGCTAGTTTAGTCGAAGTAATTCTTTATTATTTTCCTTGGCTAGATAATGCTTTAGATATGATTACTTTGCCGTTAGCCTCGATTGTAGGCATTTGGGTAACTCAAAGTTACCTACCAGAAATGACTCCCTTAGCTCAATGGACTCTAGCAATTATTGCTGGAGGAGGAACAGCAGGAATAACGAAAACACTCAATAGTTTGTTGAGAGTTGGTTCAACAGCAACAACAGGAGGTTTAAGTAATCCCATTTTTTCTACTATCGAGTTGATAGGTGCTACCATAATTGCCACAATGGGAATGATAATACCCGTAGCGATGGGGGTAGTTATTATCTGTATTTTAATTCTGGGTGTTATCAAAGCTTGGTTTTGGTGGAAAAACCCAAAGCGATTAGATAATTCTCTTTTAGATTGA
- a CDS encoding J domain-containing protein translates to MRVDQIADQKESTESLGLSSFHERRRCLEDEHQWLLKQIKRKRTELKNFLDQMREIGMEIFRRVSPIQQQIQELDQEIHELFSEILTTRKLGKKSREDIVGVYHNLQMMGVISPKSEGLGEDDDEDFENFEDVFSDEQEFKTAEKKAQNNANYRDSLDEDNDLSSGEAKSKKSGEMRKTFLKLASLFHPDKASDPQTQIYNNEVMKEVNKAYEEGDIARLLEIEKQHHSQQEIDLDNASKSEIERMCLMREKDNELLRNQYENLKKELRMIRRKPEGEMVKEYRSCQKKGVDAMAALTRELEEQVKPIESIRDFVKDFRDKKITISEFLKGPGGSVKEEEILEMMLEELLGVRIN, encoded by the coding sequence ATGAGGGTAGATCAAATCGCTGATCAAAAGGAGTCAACAGAATCATTAGGACTATCATCGTTTCATGAACGCCGTCGTTGCCTCGAAGACGAGCATCAATGGCTACTCAAACAAATAAAAAGAAAACGCACTGAACTCAAGAATTTTTTAGATCAGATGCGTGAAATTGGGATGGAAATTTTTAGAAGAGTTTCCCCAATTCAACAACAAATTCAAGAACTAGATCAAGAAATTCATGAACTGTTCTCGGAAATATTAACAACAAGAAAATTAGGGAAAAAAAGTAGAGAGGATATAGTTGGGGTTTATCATAATCTTCAAATGATGGGAGTAATAAGCCCTAAATCAGAGGGATTAGGAGAAGATGATGATGAAGACTTTGAGAATTTTGAGGATGTATTCTCAGATGAACAAGAATTTAAAACAGCCGAAAAGAAAGCTCAAAACAACGCTAATTATAGAGATTCATTAGATGAAGATAATGATCTTAGTTCAGGGGAAGCGAAATCTAAAAAATCAGGGGAAATGAGAAAAACGTTTCTTAAGTTAGCCTCTCTATTTCATCCAGATAAAGCCAGTGACCCCCAAACCCAGATATATAATAACGAAGTAATGAAAGAAGTTAATAAAGCTTATGAAGAGGGGGATATAGCCCGACTACTAGAAATAGAAAAACAGCATCATTCCCAACAAGAAATCGACCTAGATAATGCCTCAAAGAGTGAAATTGAAAGAATGTGTTTAATGAGGGAAAAAGATAATGAACTTCTAAGAAATCAATATGAAAACTTAAAAAAAGAACTAAGGATGATTAGAAGAAAGCCAGAGGGGGAAATGGTAAAAGAATATAGATCGTGTCAAAAAAAAGGAGTAGATGCTATGGCTGCATTGACTAGAGAATTAGAAGAGCAAGTCAAACCTATCGAAAGTATCCGTGATTTTGTCAAAGACTTTCGTGATAAGAAAATTACCATCTCAGAATTTCTGAAAGGACCTGGGGGTTCAGTCAAAGAAGAAGAAATATTAGAAATGATGTTAGAAGAATTATTAGGGGTTAGAATAAATTAG
- a CDS encoding phage/plasmid primase, P4 family, producing MKKINEKHRNEWVNGSGVDPEIVGMNVRSLIGPATFDFLLYSENVPRRNDGRINNRTLKANVHLEDGGYGVNAIDPETGEDILWGQLKPNNPKVTPDGKTRKYEVPPYEPVEAICLKVSRRIGLKVAKKSGLLKEYRERIREQWILTEGITYKEFLRQKDQLFWKWVKENPEVAIAVVEGTKKAGALLSQGIAAVSIPGIWNGSPKDSEGNPVLLPQLQYFTQPGREVVIVFDQDEKLKTQASVIAARERLASCFRDQCCKVLFLSWETLEKGIDDAIVSNGKEWFRSVWENRSNEPDPIKITKLEHELPKWNEEGLTLYFEELYKDRLIFEDATGEWHLYSAEKEGIWGKISKIQLEKRIILELRELKQKFEQINGQIAGAIKSVKESNRSREEKKDIIEQLKAQKPTYREITINFVEKLGKKLSRILLVTEMACNAHKGLIPFRNGVLDIETRDLWPHSPTNYFTWSLPYDYNPLATGEPIKQWLLEMMQGDESLVELVRAYLHGVVTGRADWQKFLELIGPGGTGKSTLIRLAIALVGFSNCHVTTLKRLETSKFETANIKDKRLVLVTDAERYTGDVTTLKALTGEDSLPYEKKMQQATGGFKPDCLVIIAGNEHIKTSDYTSGLQRRRITVGMRRKISEENQRNLIKHDNQGNISGEFVPYIPGFLNWVLEMESEKASECIKNAHSRCVKLTLQRISQW from the coding sequence AAAAGCCAACGTACACTTAGAAGACGGTGGATATGGGGTCAACGCCATAGACCCGGAAACAGGAGAAGACATTCTCTGGGGCCAGCTTAAACCCAATAACCCCAAAGTTACCCCCGATGGTAAAACCCGAAAATATGAAGTTCCCCCCTATGAACCGGTTGAAGCCATCTGTCTTAAGGTTTCTCGACGTATCGGCTTAAAAGTCGCCAAGAAGTCGGGATTATTAAAAGAATACCGAGAAAGAATTCGAGAACAATGGATATTAACCGAGGGGATAACCTATAAAGAATTTCTACGGCAAAAAGATCAATTATTCTGGAAATGGGTGAAGGAGAATCCGGAAGTGGCGATCGCCGTTGTAGAGGGAACCAAAAAAGCAGGAGCATTATTGTCTCAAGGAATAGCAGCCGTATCAATACCCGGAATATGGAATGGTTCACCCAAAGATTCCGAGGGAAACCCCGTACTCTTGCCACAACTTCAATACTTTACCCAACCGGGCCGCGAGGTTGTCATCGTCTTTGACCAGGACGAGAAGTTAAAAACCCAAGCGAGTGTCATAGCAGCGAGGGAAAGATTAGCATCGTGTTTCCGTGACCAATGTTGTAAAGTTTTATTTCTAAGTTGGGAGACACTGGAGAAGGGAATCGATGATGCGATCGTTTCAAACGGTAAAGAATGGTTCCGTTCGGTGTGGGAAAATCGGAGTAATGAACCAGACCCCATCAAAATAACCAAGTTAGAGCATGAGTTACCAAAATGGAATGAAGAGGGATTGACCCTTTATTTTGAGGAATTATACAAAGATAGGCTAATTTTTGAAGATGCCACGGGAGAATGGCATTTATATAGTGCCGAAAAAGAAGGAATATGGGGTAAAATCAGTAAAATCCAACTAGAAAAGAGAATTATATTAGAACTAAGAGAATTAAAGCAGAAATTTGAGCAAATCAATGGTCAAATAGCAGGAGCCATTAAGAGCGTCAAAGAAAGTAATCGAAGCAGGGAAGAGAAAAAAGACATCATTGAGCAGTTAAAGGCACAAAAGCCCACTTATAGGGAAATTACCATTAACTTTGTCGAAAAACTAGGTAAAAAGCTATCTAGAATCTTATTGGTGACAGAAATGGCTTGTAATGCCCATAAAGGATTAATCCCATTCCGTAATGGGGTACTCGACATTGAGACGAGAGATTTATGGCCCCATAGTCCCACCAATTACTTTACTTGGTCTTTGCCTTACGACTACAACCCCCTAGCAACAGGGGAACCCATTAAGCAATGGTTACTCGAAATGATGCAGGGGGATGAGTCCTTAGTCGAATTAGTGAGGGCTTATCTTCATGGGGTGGTAACAGGCCGTGCCGATTGGCAGAAATTTTTAGAACTCATTGGGCCAGGAGGAACCGGAAAAAGTACCCTAATCAGATTAGCGATCGCCTTAGTAGGATTTTCTAACTGTCACGTAACCACCTTAAAACGGTTAGAAACCTCAAAGTTTGAGACAGCCAACATCAAGGATAAAAGACTCGTCCTAGTCACCGATGCCGAAAGATATACAGGGGATGTCACCACCCTCAAAGCCTTAACAGGAGAGGACAGCTTACCTTACGAAAAGAAAATGCAGCAAGCGACGGGGGGATTTAAACCCGATTGTTTGGTGATTATCGCCGGTAACGAGCATATCAAAACCTCTGACTATACCAGTGGACTACAACGCCGGCGCATTACCGTAGGTATGAGACGAAAAATTAGTGAAGAGAATCAACGGAACCTAATTAAGCACGATAACCAAGGGAATATCAGTGGGGAATTTGTGCCGTATATTCCTGGTTTTCTCAACTGGGTATTAGAGATGGAATCCGAAAAAGCCTCTGAGTGCATCAAAAATGCCCATTCTAGGTGTGTCAAGTTGACATTACAACGGATAAGTCAATGGTAG